The genomic interval CGGCACCGTCGTTCGTGCGGGCTACCACGAGGTCCCGAAGGTGATGCAGGAAGTCCCGCGCGAAATGCACGAGATCGAAGCCTTGTTCGGCCACGCGGAGCAGCACGTCGAGCGCGTGAGGCGCGTCTCCCGACACGACCGCGCGGGAGAGCTCGTAAAGGACCGCGTGCGACGCGACCCCGAGCACGCGCGTCACCGTCTCTTCGGTGAGCACCGCGTCGCCGTAGGCGAGCACCTGGTCGAGCAGGCTCATCGCGTCGCGCATCGAGCCGGCGGCCTCGCGCGCGAGGATCGAGAGCGCCTTCGGCTCCGCTTGGAGGCCTTCGCGCGAGAGCACGTCGGTGAGGCGCGCGTGCACGATCTGCGTGGGAATGAGCTTGAAATCGTACCGCTGGCAGCGCGAGAGAATCGTTACCGGAACTTTATGGACCTCGGTCGTCGCGAAGATGAACTTCACGTGCGGCGGCGGCTCCTCCAAGGTCTTCAGGAACGCGTTCCACGCCGCGTTCGAGAGCATGTGGACCTCGTCCACGATGTAGATCTTGAAGCGGTCGCGCGCGGGGCGGAAGGCGAGGCCCTCCTGCAGGCGGCGGACCTCGTCGACGCCGTTGTAGCTCGCGGCGTCGATCTCCTGGACGTCCATGTCGACGCCCTTCGCGATCTCTTGGCAGGCGGAGCAGACTTGGCAGGGCGTGGCCGTGGGGCCCTTCGCTTGCCCGTCGGCGCCGAGGCAGTTCAGGCACTTCGCGAGGAGGCGGGCGCTCGTGGTCTTGCCGACGCCGCGGACCCCGGTGAAGAGGAACGCGTGGGCGACCCGGTCTTGGGCGATCGCGTTCGCCAACGTGCGCGCGACGTGACCTTGCCCGACGAGGTCCTCGAACGACTGCGGACGGTACTTGCGCGCGAGGACGAGGTAGCTCACGCCGACCTTTTACCATGCCTCGTACGCGGGCACAGCTCGGATCCCCGGCCGGCTCCCACGAGCCCCGAAACGCGCACGAGGCGCCCCGGGGAGAGGCGCCTCGCGGCTCACGACCGAACGCGGTCGGGTGTCAGGCGTTGGCCTTCTTGATCTCGCTGACGAGGGCCGGAACGGCGCCGAAGAGGTCTTGCACGAGGCCGTAGTCGGCCACCTGGAAGATGGGGGCCTCGGCGTCTTTGTTGATGGCGACGATGGTCTTCGAGCCCTTCATGCCGGCGAGGTGCTGGATGGCGCCCGAGATGCCGATCGCCACGTAGAGCGCCGGAGCGACGACGCGGCCGGTCTGGCCGACCTGGAGCTCGGCCGGGGCATAACCCGCGTCGCACGCCGCGCGGCTCGCGCCGATCGCCGCGCCGAGCTCGTTCGCGAGCGGATCGAGCACCTCCGCGAACTTCTCCTTGAGGGCGCGGCCGCCCGCCACGATGACCTTGGCCTCGCCGAGGTCGGGGCGCTCGCTCTTGGCCGCCTCGATGCCGAGGAAGGTCACCTTCGAGGCCGCCGCGTCGTGCGCGGTCATGGCGACGTCCTCGATGGGGCTCGCGCCTCCCGAGGGCTCGGCCGCCGAAAACTCGCTCTGGCGCACGCTGACGACGCCCTTGGCCGTCGTGAGCTGCACGTTGACGTACGCGTTGCCGGCGTAGACCGGGCGGCGGTAGGTGGCCTTGCCGCCGTCGACCTTGACGCCCGAGATGTCGGGCGCGTAGCCGGCCGAGAGCTTCGCCGCGACGCGCGGGGCGAGGTCCTTGCCGAACGAGCTCGCGGTGATCGACACGATGTCGAAGCCCTGACCGACGGCCGCGACCGTGGGGGCGAGGCGCTCGCAGACCGGGTCCTTGAGCGACGCGTCGTCGCACACGAGGACCTTCGCGGCGCCGAAGGTGGTGACCTCGGCGGCGGCGGCCTTGGCGCCCGCGCCGATGACGAGGATGGAAAACGAGCCGCCCGCCTTCGTCGCTTCGCGCGCGAAGGTGATGGCGGAGTGGGTGGACTTGCGGACCTTGCCGTCGGACATCTCCGCGACGACGAGAATGTTGCTCATGGGGTAGACCTCGAAAACTTGGGTGAAATCTTGTGGTTAGCCACGGCGCTAGGGCGCGGCGGCGCTCAGACGACCT from Myxococcales bacterium carries:
- a CDS encoding electron transfer flavoprotein subunit alpha/FixB family protein, producing MSNILVVAEMSDGKVRKSTHSAITFAREATKAGGSFSILVIGAGAKAAAAEVTTFGAAKVLVCDDASLKDPVCERLAPTVAAVGQGFDIVSITASSFGKDLAPRVAAKLSAGYAPDISGVKVDGGKATYRRPVYAGNAYVNVQLTTAKGVVSVRQSEFSAAEPSGGASPIEDVAMTAHDAAASKVTFLGIEAAKSERPDLGEAKVIVAGGRALKEKFAEVLDPLANELGAAIGASRAACDAGYAPAELQVGQTGRVVAPALYVAIGISGAIQHLAGMKGSKTIVAINKDAEAPIFQVADYGLVQDLFGAVPALVSEIKKANA